The genomic segment CGTGATGATGCAAACGAGATACTTATAGCTGCAAACCGCGGAAAGGAGCTTGTAAAGCAGATTCTTCTTTTCAGCCGCCAGGGAGAGGAAAAAACTGTATGTATGAAGATTTATCCTGTTGTTGAGGAAACCATAAAAATGGTAAAAGCCATGCTGCCTGCTAATATTAAAATCAGGACTGATATAGAAAATGTCTCAGAATTTGTTATGACTGATCCTTCAAAGATACATCAAATCATCATGAATCTTTGCACCAATGCCTTTCATGCTATGCAGGAAAAGGGAGGAGTGCTTGAAGTAAGCATGTCAAAGATTGAAAATCAGGAGGATAAAGGGCTGCCTTTAAAAAATCATATCAGGCTTATGGTCAAAGATAATGGTTACGGGATTGATAAACATACTGCTTTACATATTTTTGAACCTTATTTTACAACAAAGGCACCAGGCCAGGGAACAGGAATGGGGCTTCCAACAATTTACGGAATTGTTAAAGCTATGGGAGGAGAAATTAATTTTAAAAGTGAACCAGGAAAAGGAAGTATATTTTATGTTGATCTCCCGTGTTCAAAGGTTCAGGTACCAAAAAAAGATCCTGTCCCTCCTGTTTCCATTAAAGAAGGTTCAGAAAGCATAATAATTATTGATGATGATATTCAGATTGTCCGTATTTTAAAAAGAATACTGGAAGGGCTTGGATATAAAGTTCGTTCATATGAAAACAGTTTGGATGCTCTCAAGGATTTTAAGGAAAATCCTGATGGCTGTGATCTGATTATCACAGATCTTGTTATGCCTGAAATTAATGGTATAGAGCTTTCGCAAAAAATAATGGATATAAGATCAGATATTCCTGTTATAGTCTGTACAGGCAACCAGGATATGATTAATAAAGATTATGCACTTAATCTGGGAATAAGAAAAATCCTTCCCAAACCTGTTTCAATGCGTCAGTTATCCATGGAAATCAGGCGTATTTTTGACACCAGAAAACAAAGGATTCTTATCATTGATGATGATGACCAGTTTAGAAAAATGCTTAGAAGAATGCTGGAACGCACAGGATATGATATTTTTGAGGCTGTAAACGGGGAGCAGGGAATAGAGATTTACCGAAACCAGGCTGTTGATCTTGTAATAACAGATATGTTAATGCCGGTAATGAATGGAACAGATGCTATTTATGCCATGACTGAAGAATTTCCCAATATCAAGATTATTGCTGTTTCAGGGGGAGGTTTTTATGATCCTGAGATTGTATTAAATCTTGCCCAGGAACTGGGAGCAGTAAGAACACTGTCCAAACCTGTCAACCAGGATATCTTGTTGAAAACTGTCAGGGAAATACTTGGATAAGATTTAAATTGAATGCCTGCCAGCAGGGCATTTTTATAAATACTAACAATTTCGCTAATATACTATTTTTTGGGAGCTTTAATGGAAAAATTAATAGAAGAACTAAAGGTAAAAATTATTAAAACACTTAACCTGGTTGATATCTCTCCTGAAGATATTAAACCTGATGAACCCCTTGTCGGCGGGGAACTGGGTATTGATTCCATTGATATACTTGAACTGGTTATGATGATAGAAAAAGATTATTCAATAAAGATTGACAATAAAGAGCTTGGAGCAAAGGTTTTTTCAAGCCTGCGCACCCTGGCTGCCCATATTAATAAAAATTTTTCGGAGCTTAATTAATTGTCAGGTCGTAAATTTTCAGGCAAACGGGTATTTATTACAGGAATGGGGGTAATAAGCCCGGCAGGAACAGGCCGGGAATCTTTAAATATATGTTTTGAACAAAATAAATCCAGGATAGAGCTGCTGACTCTTTTTAAAACACCTCACAACAACCCCCTGCCAGTGGGACAGGTTGATTTATCAACTGATGATCAAGATATTCCGCGTACTCATAAACTTGCATATTTAGCTGCCAGACAGGCCATGTCAAAATCAGGGGGCTGTCCTGATGCTGTTGTTATGGGAGTTACAACCGGAGGGCTGAATACAAGTGAGAGGCATTTAAAAAATAAGGAATATGATCCAGGCTTGTTTAAATATCATGGAACTGGAACTGTTGCAGATTATATTGCAGAAAAATTTAACTGTAAAGGTCCGGTATTTACAATATCAACAGCATGTTCATCAGGAGCTGCTGCCATCAAGCTTGGTCTTGAACTTATTAGATCAGGCATGGCAGAATCTGTTCTTGCAGGAGGTGCTGATTCCCTTTGTCATCTTACTTATTACGGGTTTAATTCACTTCAAATAATAGATACTGAAACAAGCAGACCCCTGGACAAAAACCGCCGGGGCATGTCTGTTGCCGAAGGCAGTGCCATGTTTTTGCTTGAAACATGTGACACTTTGCCTGACCAGGAAGCAATTGAGGTTCTGGGAGGGGGATTGTCTTGTGACAGTTTTCATCCTGCAACACCTCATCCTGAAGGCAGGGGAGCGTTAACAGCCATGAAAAAGGCTATGGCTGATGCCGGGGTTAAGCCTGGAGATATTGATTATATCAACCTGCATGGAACAGGAACCATTGACAATGATCTTTCTGAAGCAAGAGCTGTGAACAATCTCTTTAAAAACCAGATTCCCCTTGTTTCATCTGTTAAAGGTATGCTGGGACATTCCCTTGCAGGTGCAGGGGCTGTTGAATCTGTTATTTGTTCTATGGCAATTAACCAGGGAATGGTTCCCCTTAATACAGGATATAAAACCCCTGATCCAGGGTTGAATCTCCACCCTGTTACAACTGAGACCCCTGCTGATATTAAAATCGTATTATCAAACTCTTTTGGTTTTGGAGGTAATAACGCCTGTCTTGTGCTGGGAAAACCGGAACATGAAATCTTGGCGGTTCAAGCTGAAAAAAAGGCATTTGATCTTATTGTTGCAGGTTATTCCTGTATCACCGGTGCAGGCAGTACAAATAAAACCCTGGACATGATTTTCAATGCTCAAAACTGTGCTATGGTTTTACCTTTATCAGAAATATCGAAAAATCTTAACCTGAGAGCAG from the Desulfonema limicola genome contains:
- a CDS encoding response regulator — encoded protein: MNPKNILIVDDDELVRALFANALSLKGYGFDTAASGKEALEKIKKSSFNLVLLDIDLPDIKGTDLLVSIKQFYPDIIAIMITGSLSADKIVRSLNLGAFGYIQKPVNMDELYVMIKEGIEKQDLIKQIKLARDEWEKTFDAIDDIIIITDKDQIITKINRAGFKMFGSEFKELTGLHCDELMCEEKNDCDYYKTMQEGSDFSPVHYELVNNKLGVHLQVTASPLLDDNVNFSGLVFIARDITEQKKMEARLLHLNKIEAIGSLAGGIVHDFNNILSPIIGFAELLLNDLPPGSVTRDDANEILIAANRGKELVKQILLFSRQGEEKTVCMKIYPVVEETIKMVKAMLPANIKIRTDIENVSEFVMTDPSKIHQIIMNLCTNAFHAMQEKGGVLEVSMSKIENQEDKGLPLKNHIRLMVKDNGYGIDKHTALHIFEPYFTTKAPGQGTGMGLPTIYGIVKAMGGEINFKSEPGKGSIFYVDLPCSKVQVPKKDPVPPVSIKEGSESIIIIDDDIQIVRILKRILEGLGYKVRSYENSLDALKDFKENPDGCDLIITDLVMPEINGIELSQKIMDIRSDIPVIVCTGNQDMINKDYALNLGIRKILPKPVSMRQLSMEIRRIFDTRKQRILIIDDDDQFRKMLRRMLERTGYDIFEAVNGEQGIEIYRNQAVDLVITDMLMPVMNGTDAIYAMTEEFPNIKIIAVSGGGFYDPEIVLNLAQELGAVRTLSKPVNQDILLKTVREILG
- a CDS encoding phosphopantetheine-binding protein, with translation MEKLIEELKVKIIKTLNLVDISPEDIKPDEPLVGGELGIDSIDILELVMMIEKDYSIKIDNKELGAKVFSSLRTLAAHINKNFSELN
- a CDS encoding beta-ketoacyl-[acyl-carrier-protein] synthase family protein, producing the protein MSGRKFSGKRVFITGMGVISPAGTGRESLNICFEQNKSRIELLTLFKTPHNNPLPVGQVDLSTDDQDIPRTHKLAYLAARQAMSKSGGCPDAVVMGVTTGGLNTSERHLKNKEYDPGLFKYHGTGTVADYIAEKFNCKGPVFTISTACSSGAAAIKLGLELIRSGMAESVLAGGADSLCHLTYYGFNSLQIIDTETSRPLDKNRRGMSVAEGSAMFLLETCDTLPDQEAIEVLGGGLSCDSFHPATPHPEGRGALTAMKKAMADAGVKPGDIDYINLHGTGTIDNDLSEARAVNNLFKNQIPLVSSVKGMLGHSLAGAGAVESVICSMAINQGMVPLNTGYKTPDPGLNLHPVTTETPADIKIVLSNSFGFGGNNACLVLGKPEHEILAVQAEKKAFDLIVAGYSCITGAGSTNKTLDMIFNAQNCAMVLPLSEISKNLNLRAVRRLKRLPRLALSLAVSAHENSGESENPDSVFLGTGWGALSETFDFLTKLYESDDQFTSPTDFIGSVHNAPAGQTALYFKAQGPNITTTGGDYSFEQALFAASLLADNHEKTMLVMGADEFHEKLTPAFDRSYITNPAPADGGAALCLKPSKSSGNPGIKIVPCFFQNSYNNPDIIKSMIQSLGGNKEIKNRFAAVLAGIPLAFRDSGENQLKEFLLCSGFDSCVIDYRKLTGEFASASAVAAVMAVSFIEKGEIPEALCKGTKKSLHKKGVLILGFGDFITAVEVI